A region from the Pelobates fuscus isolate aPelFus1 chromosome 3, aPelFus1.pri, whole genome shotgun sequence genome encodes:
- the PAQR5 gene encoding membrane progestin receptor gamma isoform X2 yields MPERINCIQHPRRESRDARERKELISRGARTKPQSKTMLTWKLPRLVTVQQVPKVFHEDSIICGYRSPQSSATACILSLFQMTNETVNIWTHFIPTWYFLWKMLSMLFCHESLHDPFLWPLLVFMLSCCIYPLASTCAHTFSIMSTQARHICFFFDYGALSLYSLGSAIAYSTYVFPDRWVNSLFHQWFVTCAVLNTIICTGMACYSRFPEVARPRFSKVLRTTAFGYPYFFDTIPLFYRLFLCSGSDCTQNATVTLHIGHTFLALLTGFLFATHLPERLAPGRFDYVGHSHQLFHVCAILGTYIQMEALIMDMNLRRSWFEKNGSLPSLSSTLGAWSLALALSLLLVIGFSWALYWKPEPEKKKRRM; encoded by the exons ATGCCAGAACGGATTAACTGCATACAGCATCCCAGAAG AGAATCAAGAGATGCTCGTGAGAGAAAGGAGCTGATTAGCAGAGGTGCAAGGACTAAACCCCAGTCCAAAACCATGCTGACCTGGAAGCTACCCCGATTGGTGACCGTTCAACAAGTGCCCAAA GTGTTTCATGAAGACAGTATTATATGTGGCTACCGCTCCCCTCAGAGCTCAGCCACTGCCTGTATCCTGAGTCTCTTCCAAATGACTAATGAGACCGTCAATATCTGGACACATTTCATACCTACCTG GTACTTCCTATGGAAGATGTTGTCCATGCTGTTCTGCCATGAGTCTTTGCATGATCCGTTCTTGTGGCCCCTACTTGTCTTCATGTTGTCCTGCTGCATTTACCCTTTGGCATCCACCTGTGCTCACACCTTCAGTATCATGTCCACCCAAGCCCGTCACATATGCTTCTTCTTTGACTACGGAGCTCTCAGTCTTTACAGTTTGG GATCAGCCATTGCTTACTCGACATATGTGTTTCCGGATCGGTGGGTGAATAGCCTTTTCCATCAGTGGTTTGTGACGTGTGCTGTGCTGAATACCATTATCTGCACTGGGATGGCCTGTTACTCTAG GTTCCCGGAAGTGGCGCGTCCACGGTTCAGTAAGGTTTTGCGCACAACAGCCTTTGGATATCCATACTTTTTTGACACAATCCCCTTGTTCTACAGG CTGTTCCTGTGCTCAGGTAGTGACTGCACACAGAATGCTACGGTAACCTTGCACATTGGGCACACTTTCCTGGCATTACTCACTGGTTTTCTCTTTGCCACCCATCTCCCAGAGAGACTGGCCCCTGGACGTTTTGATTATGTGG GTCATAGTCACCAGCTTTTCCATGTGTGCGCTATCTTGGGCACTTACATCCAGATGGAAGCACTTATTATGGACATGAATCTGCGTCGGAGCTGGTTCGAGAAAAATGGCAGCTTGCCTTCCTTATCCAGCACCTTGGGAGCATGGAGCTTGGCCCTGGCCCTCAGTCTCCTGCTGGTCATTGGATTCTCATGGGCTCTGTACTGGAAACCAGAgccagagaaaaaaaagagacgcATGTGA
- the PAQR5 gene encoding membrane progestin receptor gamma isoform X3, translating to MLTWKLPRLVTVQQVPKVFHEDSIICGYRSPQSSATACILSLFQMTNETVNIWTHFIPTWYFLWKMLSMLFCHESLHDPFLWPLLVFMLSCCIYPLASTCAHTFSIMSTQARHICFFFDYGALSLYSLGSAIAYSTYVFPDRWVNSLFHQWFVTCAVLNTIICTGMACYSRLGAPLLHYNQLLIERFPEVARPRFSKVLRTTAFGYPYFFDTIPLFYRLFLCSGSDCTQNATVTLHIGHTFLALLTGFLFATHLPERLAPGRFDYVGHSHQLFHVCAILGTYIQMEALIMDMNLRRSWFEKNGSLPSLSSTLGAWSLALALSLLLVIGFSWALYWKPEPEKKKRRM from the exons ATGCTGACCTGGAAGCTACCCCGATTGGTGACCGTTCAACAAGTGCCCAAA GTGTTTCATGAAGACAGTATTATATGTGGCTACCGCTCCCCTCAGAGCTCAGCCACTGCCTGTATCCTGAGTCTCTTCCAAATGACTAATGAGACCGTCAATATCTGGACACATTTCATACCTACCTG GTACTTCCTATGGAAGATGTTGTCCATGCTGTTCTGCCATGAGTCTTTGCATGATCCGTTCTTGTGGCCCCTACTTGTCTTCATGTTGTCCTGCTGCATTTACCCTTTGGCATCCACCTGTGCTCACACCTTCAGTATCATGTCCACCCAAGCCCGTCACATATGCTTCTTCTTTGACTACGGAGCTCTCAGTCTTTACAGTTTGG GATCAGCCATTGCTTACTCGACATATGTGTTTCCGGATCGGTGGGTGAATAGCCTTTTCCATCAGTGGTTTGTGACGTGTGCTGTGCTGAATACCATTATCTGCACTGGGATGGCCTGTTACTCTAG GCTGGGAGCTCCCCTTCTGCATTATAACCAGCTTCTGATAGAAAG GTTCCCGGAAGTGGCGCGTCCACGGTTCAGTAAGGTTTTGCGCACAACAGCCTTTGGATATCCATACTTTTTTGACACAATCCCCTTGTTCTACAGG CTGTTCCTGTGCTCAGGTAGTGACTGCACACAGAATGCTACGGTAACCTTGCACATTGGGCACACTTTCCTGGCATTACTCACTGGTTTTCTCTTTGCCACCCATCTCCCAGAGAGACTGGCCCCTGGACGTTTTGATTATGTGG GTCATAGTCACCAGCTTTTCCATGTGTGCGCTATCTTGGGCACTTACATCCAGATGGAAGCACTTATTATGGACATGAATCTGCGTCGGAGCTGGTTCGAGAAAAATGGCAGCTTGCCTTCCTTATCCAGCACCTTGGGAGCATGGAGCTTGGCCCTGGCCCTCAGTCTCCTGCTGGTCATTGGATTCTCATGGGCTCTGTACTGGAAACCAGAgccagagaaaaaaaagagacgcATGTGA
- the PAQR5 gene encoding membrane progestin receptor gamma isoform X1 has protein sequence MPERINCIQHPRRESRDARERKELISRGARTKPQSKTMLTWKLPRLVTVQQVPKVFHEDSIICGYRSPQSSATACILSLFQMTNETVNIWTHFIPTWYFLWKMLSMLFCHESLHDPFLWPLLVFMLSCCIYPLASTCAHTFSIMSTQARHICFFFDYGALSLYSLGSAIAYSTYVFPDRWVNSLFHQWFVTCAVLNTIICTGMACYSRLGAPLLHYNQLLIERFPEVARPRFSKVLRTTAFGYPYFFDTIPLFYRLFLCSGSDCTQNATVTLHIGHTFLALLTGFLFATHLPERLAPGRFDYVGHSHQLFHVCAILGTYIQMEALIMDMNLRRSWFEKNGSLPSLSSTLGAWSLALALSLLLVIGFSWALYWKPEPEKKKRRM, from the exons ATGCCAGAACGGATTAACTGCATACAGCATCCCAGAAG AGAATCAAGAGATGCTCGTGAGAGAAAGGAGCTGATTAGCAGAGGTGCAAGGACTAAACCCCAGTCCAAAACCATGCTGACCTGGAAGCTACCCCGATTGGTGACCGTTCAACAAGTGCCCAAA GTGTTTCATGAAGACAGTATTATATGTGGCTACCGCTCCCCTCAGAGCTCAGCCACTGCCTGTATCCTGAGTCTCTTCCAAATGACTAATGAGACCGTCAATATCTGGACACATTTCATACCTACCTG GTACTTCCTATGGAAGATGTTGTCCATGCTGTTCTGCCATGAGTCTTTGCATGATCCGTTCTTGTGGCCCCTACTTGTCTTCATGTTGTCCTGCTGCATTTACCCTTTGGCATCCACCTGTGCTCACACCTTCAGTATCATGTCCACCCAAGCCCGTCACATATGCTTCTTCTTTGACTACGGAGCTCTCAGTCTTTACAGTTTGG GATCAGCCATTGCTTACTCGACATATGTGTTTCCGGATCGGTGGGTGAATAGCCTTTTCCATCAGTGGTTTGTGACGTGTGCTGTGCTGAATACCATTATCTGCACTGGGATGGCCTGTTACTCTAG GCTGGGAGCTCCCCTTCTGCATTATAACCAGCTTCTGATAGAAAG GTTCCCGGAAGTGGCGCGTCCACGGTTCAGTAAGGTTTTGCGCACAACAGCCTTTGGATATCCATACTTTTTTGACACAATCCCCTTGTTCTACAGG CTGTTCCTGTGCTCAGGTAGTGACTGCACACAGAATGCTACGGTAACCTTGCACATTGGGCACACTTTCCTGGCATTACTCACTGGTTTTCTCTTTGCCACCCATCTCCCAGAGAGACTGGCCCCTGGACGTTTTGATTATGTGG GTCATAGTCACCAGCTTTTCCATGTGTGCGCTATCTTGGGCACTTACATCCAGATGGAAGCACTTATTATGGACATGAATCTGCGTCGGAGCTGGTTCGAGAAAAATGGCAGCTTGCCTTCCTTATCCAGCACCTTGGGAGCATGGAGCTTGGCCCTGGCCCTCAGTCTCCTGCTGGTCATTGGATTCTCATGGGCTCTGTACTGGAAACCAGAgccagagaaaaaaaagagacgcATGTGA
- the PAQR5 gene encoding membrane progestin receptor gamma isoform X4 produces the protein MPERINCIQHPRRESRDARERKELISRGARTKPQSKTMLTWKLPRLVTVQQVPKVFHEDSIICGYRSPQSSATACILSLFQMTNETVNIWTHFIPTWYFLWKMLSMLFCHESLHDPFLWPLLVFMLSCCIYPLASTCAHTFSIMSTQARHICFFFDYGALSLYSLGSAIAYSTYVFPDRWVNSLFHQWFVTCAVLNTIICTGMACYSRLGAPLLHYNQLLIERFPEVARPRFSKVLRTTAFGYPYFFDTIPLFYRLFLCSGSDCTQNATVTLHIGHTFLALLTGFLFATHLPERLAPGRFDYVGE, from the exons ATGCCAGAACGGATTAACTGCATACAGCATCCCAGAAG AGAATCAAGAGATGCTCGTGAGAGAAAGGAGCTGATTAGCAGAGGTGCAAGGACTAAACCCCAGTCCAAAACCATGCTGACCTGGAAGCTACCCCGATTGGTGACCGTTCAACAAGTGCCCAAA GTGTTTCATGAAGACAGTATTATATGTGGCTACCGCTCCCCTCAGAGCTCAGCCACTGCCTGTATCCTGAGTCTCTTCCAAATGACTAATGAGACCGTCAATATCTGGACACATTTCATACCTACCTG GTACTTCCTATGGAAGATGTTGTCCATGCTGTTCTGCCATGAGTCTTTGCATGATCCGTTCTTGTGGCCCCTACTTGTCTTCATGTTGTCCTGCTGCATTTACCCTTTGGCATCCACCTGTGCTCACACCTTCAGTATCATGTCCACCCAAGCCCGTCACATATGCTTCTTCTTTGACTACGGAGCTCTCAGTCTTTACAGTTTGG GATCAGCCATTGCTTACTCGACATATGTGTTTCCGGATCGGTGGGTGAATAGCCTTTTCCATCAGTGGTTTGTGACGTGTGCTGTGCTGAATACCATTATCTGCACTGGGATGGCCTGTTACTCTAG GCTGGGAGCTCCCCTTCTGCATTATAACCAGCTTCTGATAGAAAG GTTCCCGGAAGTGGCGCGTCCACGGTTCAGTAAGGTTTTGCGCACAACAGCCTTTGGATATCCATACTTTTTTGACACAATCCCCTTGTTCTACAGG CTGTTCCTGTGCTCAGGTAGTGACTGCACACAGAATGCTACGGTAACCTTGCACATTGGGCACACTTTCCTGGCATTACTCACTGGTTTTCTCTTTGCCACCCATCTCCCAGAGAGACTGGCCCCTGGACGTTTTGATTATGTGGGTGAGTGA